From Diadema setosum chromosome 5, eeDiaSeto1, whole genome shotgun sequence, the proteins below share one genomic window:
- the LOC140228666 gene encoding uncharacterized protein produces MPEVVGLAEAIEDHIRTFVLSKRVRVAEFFKDFDSLRSGFVTRPQYRRCLDQGFNLDLSQQEENSLFSKYGTRKDGTDFVNYQQFADVIERTFKPDLLQLRPESQINEAPEILGTTRTIRPLSPASQNRIDALIRQIAPYYKYHEITIRSCYEDFDKHNKGIVTEPQFFRSFPYPPGVTEQDVQLLAKRYRDPHKEGICNYLNFHNDVERAKGDLEEKLFEGKPPATYNIPKEEEEDSELNRIFAKIQMAVHKFGIRTPEFFRDHDKLRSYVITENQFKCGLLLCVSNKVELSRDEVQKVVDHYKMPDGRVHYKEFCDLMENAFNDPHLEKKPTTDVYRPRRGELSRTLNNLGSGDEEARLAFILDKISEDVKKRRLMMIQYFQDYDRSKAYTRNVTKDQFGRILHFLSLNVSKKDFELLCRKFEEPSSKDINYPAFVQAVDQEYIGFTTDTSSDKPKRRPRTPTADKPVDSSHVNVAEVVARIRNHVLKNRIRVCEYFQDFDPLRERSIPRSKFRMGLSAMGLSALGELNIANAEFKALSDFYAEPKNADAIQWQKFEKDIETVFTQVVPNLEKTPTSTIIPTEAFLMDKPGTLDWQTAPEPLQVTVTDAMERMQARVEQRRVLLKPTFQDFDRHNMGIVTQSQFRQCLTYLGLTASEEEMRALEAKYTNEMGFNYIQFLEELQPRPQQDLKYLQRLAELELVNNRKVSLEKNPLRDVEGIMDKIKTKVMRERIRVLEFMRNYDKLRTGRMLKENFRRSLDNAGLGLQPSEVEILIQVFEWPEDTCFVQYLDFNNEVESIFTLKNLEKAPLVTPQQFKPAVQVEKNVLNPGEEEILASVVERLAQKVRKGRIQLYPLFEDYDRVHNGTVSRSQFRRVLSELKLGSLVNEVDLDVLWKKFEITIGLKNDVDYCAFCDLIYKNAKIELFNP; encoded by the exons ATGCCTGAGGTTGTTGGATTAGCAGAAGCAATTGAGGACCACATCAGGACCTTTGTCCTTTCTAAACGAGTCAGAGTTGCAGAGTTCTTCAAGGATTTTGACAGTcttagatctggatttgttacac GTCCCCAGTACAGGCGATGTCTTGACCAAGGATTCAACCTCGACCTGTCACAGCAGGAAGAAAACTCCCTCTTCTCAAAGTATGGAACCAGGAAAGATGGCACAGACTTCGTCAACTACCAGCAGTTTGCTGATGTCATTGAAAGAA CATTCAAGCCAGATCTTCTGCAACTGAGGCCCGAGAGTCAGATTAATGAAGCACCAGAAAT CCTTGGAACTACAAGGACAATCCGACCCCTGAGCCCTGCCTCACAGAACCGCATCGACGCCCTCATCAGGCAGATTGCACCATACTACAAGTACCACGAGATTACCATTCGGAGTTGCTACGAAGACTTCGACAAGCACAACAAGGGCATCGTGACAGAACCACAG TTTTTTCGCTCATTCCCGTACCCTCCTGGTGTCACTGAGCAAGATGTACAACTCCTCGCCAAGCGTTATCGTGACCCTCACAAGGAAGGCATCTGCAATTACCTAAATTTTCACAATGACGTTGAAAGGGCCAAGGGAGACTTGGAAGAGAAACTGTTTGAAGGGAAACCCCCAGCCACCTACAATATTCCAAAAGAG GAAGAGGAGGACAGTGAGCTCAACAGGATCTTTGCTAAAATCCAAATGGCCGTTCACAAATTTGGCATTCGCACCCCCGAGTTCTTCCGTGACCACGATAAGCTGCGCAGTTATGTCATCACTGAGAACCAGTTCAAGTGTGGCCTGCTGCTGTGTGTGAGCAACAAGGTGGAGCTGTCGCGAGATGAAGTGCAGAAGGTGGTTGACCACTACAAGATGCCAGACGGCCGAGTGCACTACAAGGAATTCTGCGACCTGATGGAAAATG CTTTCAATGATCCCCATCTGGAGAAAAAGCCAACCACTGATGTCTACCGCCCTCGTCGAGGCGAGCTGTCTCGGACCCTGAACAACTTGGGCAGCGGAGACGAGGAGGCCCGTCTGGCGTTCATCCTGGACAAGATATCGGAGGACGTCAAGAAGCGCCGTCTCATGATGATCCAGTATTTTCAGGACTACGACAGG AGCAAGGCGTACACAAGAAACGTGACAAAAGATCAGTTTGGCCGCATCCTCCACTTCCTGTCACTCAACGTCTCCAAGAAGGACTTCGAGCTCCTGTGCCGCAAGTTTGAAGAGCCGTCTAGCAAGGATATCAACTATCCTGCTTTTGTCCAAGCAGTAGACCAAG AATACATTGGCTTTACCACTGATACCAGTAGTGACAAGCCCAAACGCCGACCACGCACGCCAACGGCTGACAAGCCAGTGGACTCTAGTCATGTGAATGTTGCTGAAGTTGTCGCACGGATCAGAAACCATGTTCTGAAAAACAGGATAAGG GTATGTGAGTACTTCCAAGACTTTGACCCACTGCGTGAACGGTCCATCCCCCGCAGCAAGTTCCGCATGGGGCTGAGTGCAATGGGACTGAGTGCCCTCGGTGAGCTGAACATCGCCAATGCCGAGTTCAAGGCACTCAGCGATTTCTATGCAGAACCCAAGAATGCAGATGCCATCCAGTGGCAGAAATTTGAGAAGGATATTGAAACGG TGTTCACCCAAGTTGTGCCTAACCTGGAGAAAACACCGACCAGTACCATCATTCCTACCGAGGCCTTTCTCATGGACAAGCCAGGCACCTTGGACTGGCAGACGGCACCCGAGCCGTTGCAGGTCACGGTGACGGACGCCATGGAGCGCATGCAGGCCCGCGTGGAGCAGCGCCGTGTCCTGCTCAAGCCCACTTTCCAGGACTTTGACCGCCACAACATGGGCATCGTCACCCAGAGCCAGTTCCGGCAGTGCCTGACCTATTTGGGACTGACCGCTTCGGAGGAGGAGATGAGGGCACTGGAGGCCAAGTACACCAACGAGATGGGCTTCAACTATATCCAGTTCCTGGAAGAGCTGCAGCCCCGCCCCCAGCAAGACCTGAAGTATTTGCAGCGTCTGGCGGAGTTGGAGTTGGTCAACAACAGGAAGGTCTCGCTGGAGAAGAACCCCCTGAGGGACGTGGAGGGCATCATGGACAAGATCAAGACCAAG GTGATGAGGGAAAGGATCCGAGTTCTCGAGTTCATGCGCAACTACGACAAGCTGCGAACTGGCCGCATGCTGAAGGAGAACTTCCGCAGATCTCTGGACAATGCAGGACTTGGTCTCCAGCCGTCTGAGGTGGAAATCCTGATTCAAGT CTTCGAGTGGCCAGAGGATACATGCTTTGTGCAGTACCTCGACTTCAACAATGAAGTCGAAAGCATCTTCACCCTGAAGAACCTTGAGAAGGCTCCGCTTGTCACGCCCCAGCAGTTCAAGCCAGCCGTTCAGGTGGAGAAGAACGTACTGAACCCTGGTGAAGAGGAGATCCTGGCCAGTGTGGTGGAGAGGTTGGCTCAGAAG GTACGGAAAGGTCGCATCCAGCTGTATCCACTCTTTGAGGACTATGACCGCGTCCACAATGGCACTGTCTCCCGCTCCCAGTTCCGCCGCGTGCTCAGTGAGCTGAAACTCGGCTCCCTCGTCAACGAGGTGGACCTGGACGTCCTGTGGAAGAAGTTTGAGATCACGATTGGCTTGAAAAATGACGTGGACTACTGCGCCTTCTGCGACCTGATCTACAAGAATGCAAAGATTGAGCTTTTTAATCCATGA